The genomic DNA TCCCAAACTTCAATTTGAACGATGATGCCCAACTGCTGTGTCACCTTCAGCAGTTGCTCGAATCGACGCCAGTATTCCGGGTTCCAGCGCTCGAGGTCATAGCGTCCGTTGGCTAGCTTCGCGAACGGCTGAACGTTTCCGTCTTCGCGCGAGCTCATGCTGTTACGGATGTAGTTGCCGCCGACCGAGGCGAGCAGCTGCAAATGCGCTTCAAGGTCGGGAATTTGAAACAGGTTGTGTTGCTTCGAGCCGCCAATCAGTACCACCGGTTTCCCCTGGTATTGCCAGTAACGGGGATTTTTCGGGTACGGCTGAATGCGATCCGCGGCGGGCGCGACATCGTTTGCCGCCACGGGCGGCGGTGATGCGGCGACGAAAAGTACGGTGGCCGTGGCAATCGCTCGGCTTAGTCGGTGGAGTAACTTCTTCAGGTTGGAGTTTCCGTTCATAGCTCCGTACTCAGAGTTGTTGGTTGTAATACCGCATCGCGTTCGTGTTTAACGGACAGCAATGACAGCTTGCTGTCGGCGAACTCGACGAGACGTGGGTGAAAGGTGAGTAGAGAAGGGCGGGCGGTTGTTCCGAGGCTCGGAGATTACCGCGCTTCTAAAAGATAAACCTGGTTAGCATGGCCATGGAGTATAACCAGTCTCGTGGGGCTGATTGAATCAGTGATTTCACGTAAATAAAGCGCTAAGCCCTTTCTTTGAGTGCACGCATGCTGCCTGCGTTCGAAATACTTGAACATCAGTGAGACGCCGGTAAAAATAGCTCGGCGCGCGTGTTGTTTTTTCGCTGGCCGCGCGCCGTTACAACAAGGACTTTTCAGGGAGAAGTGAGTGCCAGATTCCACCGTCGGGTTTCGCTAACCTTCCGCTATCGGCAGTCGACAGATGTGGCTTCGCCGCACGTCGGCTTGCTTTCAACAATAAGGATAGGCAACCGCAGCGTCGCCCGTGTCGACGACTCGCTGTTGCGACCACTAAGGAGAAAACGAAATGTCCATGTTCATGTTTTATTCGGGCATCACGCAGGGGAATGCCAGTGACGCCGCCGGACATAAAAACTGGATTCCAATCCGTCAGTTCGAATGGGGCTCAAGCCGTAAGATCACGTCCGCCACCTCGACCCAGAGAGACCGTGAGTCAACCAACGCTCGCATCTCAGATATTAAAATCCACAAA from Gammaproteobacteria bacterium includes the following:
- a CDS encoding type VI secretion system tube protein Hcp; this encodes MSMFMFYSGITQGNASDAAGHKNWIPIRQFEWGSSRKITSATSTQRDRESTNARISDIKIHKWMDSSTSKIFLEACCGTGKDVVIHLTKTGTGSGADVYMEYKLVRHEAVS